A stretch of the Sulfolobus acidocaldarius SUSAZ genome encodes the following:
- a CDS encoding thioredoxin reductase, whose product MSLLPKVFNVKEGEKYDTIIIGLGPAAYSAALYAARFMLKTLVIGETPGGQLTEAGEVDDYLGLIGINAQDMIKVFNKHIEKYEVPVLLDIVEGFKREGDEFVVKTKRKGEYKADTLILAIGVKRRKLNVPGENEFAGRGVSYCSICDAPLFKNRTTVIVGGGDSALEGAEILSRYSNKVYLVHRRDQFKAQPIYVELVKKKPNVEIILNSVVKEIKGEKLVKSVIIQNINTGETREIQTNGVFVEIGFEPPTEFARAHGIEVDNNGYIKVDEWMRTNVEGVFAAGDCTGMWLGFRQIITATAQGAVAAHAAFNYLNQRKKKK is encoded by the coding sequence ATGAGTCTATTACCAAAGGTATTTAACGTTAAAGAAGGCGAAAAGTACGATACTATAATTATTGGTCTAGGACCTGCTGCTTATAGTGCTGCATTATATGCTGCTAGATTTATGTTAAAAACACTTGTTATAGGAGAAACTCCAGGTGGACAATTAACAGAAGCTGGTGAGGTAGACGATTATCTAGGCTTGATAGGAATAAACGCACAAGATATGATAAAAGTATTCAACAAGCATATTGAGAAATACGAGGTACCAGTACTTTTAGATATTGTGGAAGGTTTTAAGAGAGAAGGAGACGAATTTGTGGTTAAGACAAAGAGAAAAGGAGAATATAAAGCAGATACTTTAATTTTAGCAATAGGAGTCAAGAGAAGAAAATTAAATGTGCCTGGAGAAAATGAATTTGCAGGCAGAGGAGTGTCTTATTGCTCAATATGTGACGCACCGTTGTTTAAAAATAGGACTACTGTAATTGTGGGTGGAGGAGATTCTGCGCTTGAGGGCGCTGAAATACTTTCAAGATACTCCAATAAGGTTTATCTAGTCCATAGGAGAGATCAATTTAAAGCACAACCTATTTATGTTGAATTGGTTAAGAAAAAACCGAACGTTGAAATAATTCTAAACTCCGTAGTAAAGGAAATCAAGGGAGAGAAATTAGTAAAATCGGTTATAATACAGAATATAAACACTGGAGAGACTAGAGAGATACAAACTAATGGTGTTTTCGTGGAAATAGGCTTTGAACCGCCTACCGAGTTCGCCAGAGCACATGGAATAGAAGTAGATAACAACGGATATATTAAAGTCGACGAGTGGATGAGAACTAACGTAGAAGGAGTATTTGCAGCAGGAGATTGTACAGGAATGTGGCTTGGCTTTAGACAAATTATTACCGCGACAGCTCAGGGTGCAGTTGCTGCTCATGCAGCATTTAATTATTTAAACCAGAGGAAGAAGAAAAAATGA
- a CDS encoding dihydropteroate synthase yields MRVLLITAKLAYNNVKKVSSSLGVDTDILMLNYPIASLMTVDYIVENLKGLKLDKYDCIIIPGLVNGDAKKIEEVTGIKTYKGTEDINDLPLMIKALKNGLSFSTTIPADKLISIEREKEVSLELKRLEENGDYAFEVNGLKIPRRPPPFRIFLEVDGTKPLELLENEIERVDKLVDVIVIGFPSGHEDISEVKNKVSKLSSMKLTGIDSGSPKELIEGVKAGASFVFNLNEENISDLSDIKRDAVFIVAPFSVENKATTTLKIRDKAKQLGFDKLILDPILSPPITGLVESLCEYKTVRENSNEPMLMGLLNVTELIDVDSVGINGILTSIAGELGVANLLTMERGKTRGSSYEINTATKMISIALNKRKNPKDLGLDLLILKDKKKISTSLNENSVEIIRVYEYLEPKNMDKGYVKIDKNDEEIVLTYYGKEKFSVVGTSGLSIGRKFIEKANVNTEHALYIGYELAKAEIALNLGKNYIQDKPLFKHAYINAYSNKKKH; encoded by the coding sequence ATGCGAGTATTATTGATAACCGCTAAATTAGCCTATAACAATGTAAAAAAAGTATCCTCCTCATTAGGAGTAGACACGGATATACTAATGCTCAATTATCCAATAGCTTCATTAATGACAGTTGATTATATTGTAGAAAATTTAAAGGGTCTCAAGCTAGACAAATATGATTGTATAATTATTCCCGGACTTGTAAACGGAGACGCTAAAAAAATAGAGGAAGTTACGGGCATAAAGACCTATAAGGGTACTGAAGACATTAACGATTTACCTCTTATGATTAAAGCCCTAAAAAATGGTCTTAGTTTTTCTACAACTATTCCAGCAGACAAACTAATCAGTATAGAAAGAGAGAAAGAGGTCTCTTTGGAATTAAAAAGACTAGAGGAGAATGGTGATTACGCATTTGAGGTAAATGGATTGAAGATTCCCAGGAGACCACCACCATTTAGGATATTTCTCGAGGTGGATGGGACGAAACCCCTAGAATTATTAGAAAATGAGATAGAGAGGGTGGATAAACTAGTGGATGTCATAGTCATCGGGTTCCCATCTGGTCATGAGGATATAAGTGAAGTAAAAAATAAGGTAAGTAAGCTTTCATCTATGAAGCTTACTGGAATTGATTCTGGCTCCCCTAAAGAGTTAATAGAGGGAGTAAAGGCTGGAGCAAGTTTTGTATTCAATCTAAATGAGGAAAATATATCTGATCTTTCTGACATCAAGAGGGATGCAGTATTTATCGTAGCTCCTTTTAGCGTGGAAAATAAAGCTACTACAACATTGAAAATTAGAGATAAGGCAAAGCAACTAGGATTTGATAAGTTAATCCTTGATCCTATCCTCTCTCCTCCCATAACTGGATTAGTGGAAAGTCTATGCGAATATAAAACGGTAAGAGAAAACTCCAATGAGCCTATGCTTATGGGGTTACTTAATGTTACAGAACTTATAGATGTTGATAGTGTTGGAATAAATGGGATTTTAACATCGATTGCAGGAGAATTAGGTGTCGCTAATCTTCTAACGATGGAGAGAGGAAAAACTAGAGGGTCTTCGTATGAAATTAACACTGCTACCAAAATGATATCTATAGCACTTAATAAACGTAAAAATCCTAAAGACTTGGGGTTAGATTTACTAATTTTAAAGGACAAGAAAAAAATATCTACAAGTTTGAATGAGAATTCTGTGGAAATCATTAGAGTTTATGAATATTTAGAACCAAAGAATATGGATAAAGGATATGTAAAGATAGATAAGAATGATGAAGAGATAGTACTAACCTATTATGGCAAAGAAAAATTCAGCGTAGTGGGAACTAGTGGCTTAAGTATAGGAAGAAAATTTATTGAAAAAGCTAATGTCAACACTGAGCACGCCCTATATATAGGCTATGAGCTAGCTAAAGCGGAGATAGCCTTGAACCTAGGTAAAAATTATATTCAGGATAAACCCTTATTTAAACATGCTTATATCAATGCCTACAGTAATAAAAAGAAACACTGA
- a CDS encoding 6-pyruvoyl tetrahydrobiopterin synthase, whose amino-acid sequence MKVIIGVEGFSFDSAHYTLSSKGNDQIHGHTYKLSVEIEGQDVDKSSGFVIDFMILSNLIHEVIKEWDHKLIIPSRDAKKIELKGPFKVEYKIIEEDFPTVEYIGSEIAKDIYEKLERKFKVRVKIYEGENSYALIEYP is encoded by the coding sequence ATGAAAGTAATAATAGGAGTTGAAGGCTTTTCATTTGACTCGGCACATTATACACTTTCATCCAAAGGTAATGATCAAATTCACGGGCATACATATAAATTGTCAGTGGAGATTGAAGGACAGGACGTAGATAAAAGTTCAGGATTCGTTATTGATTTTATGATTCTAAGTAACCTAATTCATGAAGTAATTAAGGAATGGGATCATAAACTCATTATCCCTTCTAGAGATGCTAAGAAGATAGAGTTAAAGGGACCCTTTAAAGTGGAATACAAGATCATAGAAGAGGATTTCCCCACAGTGGAATATATTGGCTCAGAAATCGCTAAAGATATTTATGAGAAATTAGAGAGAAAATTCAAAGTAAGAGTAAAGATTTACGAGGGAGAAAATAGCTATGCACTAATAGAATACCCCTAA
- a CDS encoding trans-homoaconitate synthase codes for MGCLFSVNSKKVRIFDTTLRDGEQAPGIDLTVDQKIRVAKRLAELGVDVIEAGFPASSDGEFEATKKILSEVGDQVEVTGLSRSVKQDIDRTIDTGLSSIHIFIATSDIHLKYKLKMTREEVLNRIYESVRYAKDHGLIVEYSPEDATRSDEEFLLKAVKTAIEAGADRINIPDTVGVMHPFKFYDLISKIVKVTGDKIVSVHCHNDFGLATANSIAGVMAGARQVHVTVNGIGERAGNASLEEVVMSLKKLLGYDVGVRTYLLYEVSRYVAELTGVPVPYFKAIVGENAFGHEAGIHVHGVIENPMTYEPISPEEVGNFRRIALGKHSGIHGLKRLLEEQGIFLDDTQLREVLKEIKSLAEAGNKVTSADAKAIAIKVINKKITA; via the coding sequence GTGGGATGTCTATTCTCGGTTAATTCGAAAAAAGTCAGGATATTTGATACAACTCTAAGAGATGGAGAGCAGGCTCCAGGAATAGACCTGACAGTTGATCAAAAAATAAGGGTGGCAAAGAGATTAGCTGAGCTAGGAGTTGATGTCATAGAGGCTGGTTTTCCAGCATCTTCTGACGGAGAATTCGAAGCAACTAAAAAAATCTTGTCTGAGGTAGGAGATCAAGTAGAAGTAACTGGGTTATCAAGGTCTGTAAAACAGGATATAGATAGAACAATTGATACAGGATTATCAAGTATTCATATCTTCATAGCTACATCAGATATCCATCTGAAATATAAATTAAAAATGACAAGAGAAGAGGTCTTAAATAGAATTTATGAGTCAGTAAGGTACGCTAAGGATCACGGATTAATAGTTGAATATTCACCTGAAGATGCAACTAGAAGTGATGAAGAGTTCTTATTGAAGGCAGTTAAAACGGCAATAGAGGCAGGAGCAGATAGGATTAACATTCCCGATACAGTAGGTGTAATGCACCCCTTCAAGTTTTATGATCTGATAAGTAAGATAGTTAAGGTAACTGGAGATAAGATAGTCAGTGTTCATTGTCATAACGATTTCGGTTTGGCTACTGCGAATTCTATAGCAGGTGTTATGGCTGGAGCTCGGCAAGTCCATGTTACAGTAAACGGAATTGGTGAAAGAGCAGGAAATGCCTCGTTGGAAGAAGTCGTAATGTCACTAAAGAAACTATTAGGTTATGATGTGGGCGTAAGAACTTACTTACTATACGAAGTGAGCAGATATGTTGCAGAGCTTACCGGTGTTCCAGTGCCTTACTTTAAGGCTATAGTAGGCGAGAATGCATTTGGACATGAGGCAGGAATACATGTTCATGGAGTTATTGAAAATCCTATGACATATGAGCCAATCTCCCCAGAAGAGGTAGGAAACTTTAGAAGGATCGCTTTAGGAAAGCATAGTGGAATACATGGATTAAAGAGATTACTGGAGGAACAAGGGATATTTCTAGATGATACTCAATTGAGAGAGGTTCTAAAAGAGATAAAAAGTTTAGCAGAAGCTGGTAACAAAGTAACATCAGCTGATGCCAAAGCGATAGCTATTAAAGTAATTAATAAAAAGATAACCGCATGA
- a CDS encoding hydrolase: protein MIRFFLHSCFLIDRLILIDPHDGASIGLPKPETKAPLVLVTHDHYDHNAYEIIPHDTVKLKEYGEFTFRNYTIKGFKVYHDKEKGRRRGETAIYKIVTPNGCSIVHLGDIGHIPENIEEIENSDVLLLPVGGVITVNAKEANDIVNILRPRIVIPMHYWIKGHYMPLNPLEEFLGIIKDNRKIVELDEKEFDENTLQENTVIIFKV from the coding sequence ATGATTAGATTTTTCTTACATTCGTGTTTTCTTATAGATAGGTTAATTCTAATAGATCCACATGATGGTGCAAGTATTGGTCTACCTAAACCTGAGACCAAAGCCCCTTTAGTACTTGTCACTCATGATCATTATGATCACAATGCATATGAGATAATACCCCATGACACAGTTAAGCTAAAGGAATATGGAGAATTTACCTTCAGAAACTATACTATAAAGGGCTTTAAAGTTTATCACGATAAAGAAAAAGGCAGGAGAAGAGGAGAAACTGCGATATATAAAATTGTAACTCCAAATGGCTGCTCCATAGTTCATTTGGGAGATATTGGTCATATACCAGAGAATATTGAGGAAATAGAGAATTCAGATGTTTTATTATTACCAGTAGGAGGCGTCATAACTGTAAATGCTAAAGAGGCTAACGATATAGTAAACATTTTACGTCCTAGAATTGTTATCCCTATGCATTATTGGATTAAGGGTCATTACATGCCTCTTAATCCGCTAGAGGAATTTCTTGGGATCATAAAAGATAACAGAAAAATAGTGGAATTAGATGAAAAAGAATTTGACGAAAATACATTACAAGAAAACACTGTAATTATCTTTAAAGTTTAA
- a CDS encoding CopG family transcripitonal regulator — MRVVTFKVEEDLLELLDRYAIKTGLNRSEAIRKAIEKLVRDEISKETVPVARVEKVKL; from the coding sequence ATGAGAGTAGTTACATTTAAGGTGGAAGAAGATTTGTTGGAATTGTTAGATAGATATGCAATAAAAACAGGTTTAAACAGATCAGAAGCAATAAGGAAAGCAATTGAGAAATTAGTGAGGGATGAGATAAGCAAGGAGACAGTACCGGTTGCAAGGGTAGAAAAAGTTAAACTTTAA
- a CDS encoding AsnC family transcriptional regulator, producing MPVKAYVLLVTAVGKEVDVSNELRKINGVKEANPVYGEYDVVAEIVADNLDELNKVIFQVRRNTSILRTVTLIVM from the coding sequence ATGCCAGTAAAGGCGTATGTTCTTCTCGTAACCGCTGTAGGAAAAGAAGTGGATGTCTCTAATGAACTAAGAAAAATAAACGGAGTAAAAGAAGCAAACCCGGTATACGGAGAGTATGATGTAGTTGCTGAAATTGTAGCAGATAATCTAGATGAATTAAATAAAGTAATATTTCAGGTAAGAAGGAATACCTCTATTTTGAGAACTGTAACTTTAATTGTTATGTAA